From a single Anomaloglossus baeobatrachus isolate aAnoBae1 chromosome 4, aAnoBae1.hap1, whole genome shotgun sequence genomic region:
- the LOC142302651 gene encoding uncharacterized protein LOC142302651 has protein sequence MTEAKGVSTPMESSYLNLEEDDLLPNNEKYRQAVGALLYISTMTRPDITTAVGVLCRYVEKPRQKDWNAIKRVLRYLKETQGVNLKLSAAGNLKLTGYVDADWAGDSHDHKSTSGYVFKLGESSISWSSRKQVSVALSSTEAEYMSAAYASQEIIWLRQLIDDLGKPLTQPTVI, from the coding sequence ATGACAGAAGCCAAAGGTGTATCAACGCCAATGGAATCATCCTACCTGAATCTGGAAGAAGATGACCTGTTGCCTAACAATGAGAAATATCGACAGGCAGTGGGGGCACTTCTATACATATCGACTATGACTCGACCAGATATTACAACAGCAGTTGGAGTATTGTGCAGATATGTGGAGAAACCGCGTCAAAAGGACTGGAATGCCATTAAAAGAGTTCTCCGATATTTAAAAGAGACACAAGGTGTAAATTTAAAATTATCTGCAGCAGGAAATCTAAAACTCACCGGCTATGTTGACGCAGATTGGGCTGGTGATTCGCATGATCATAAATCCACAAGCGGATACGTATTTAAACTTGGAGAGAGTTCAATCTCCTGGTCTAGTAGAAAACAAGTATCTGTTGCTTTGTCATCTACAGAAGCTGAGTATATGTCCGCAGCCTATGCAAGTCAGGAGATCATTTGGCTAAGACAACTGATAGATGATCTTGGTAAACCGTTAACTCAGCCAACGGTGATATGA